One region of Pseudomonas sp. ABC1 genomic DNA includes:
- the cysE gene encoding serine O-acetyltransferase, giving the protein MFDRMREDIQGVFHRDPAARNAFEVLTCYPGLHAVWIHRFSHWLWCRGLEWLARMSSNVGRWLTGVEIHPGARIGRRFFIDHGMGVVIGGTAEIGDDVTLYHGVTLGGTSWNKGKRHPTLEDGVIVGAGAKILGPFTVGAGAKVGSNAVVTREVPAGATVVGIPGRVIIKDGAEQEARKREIAEKMGFDAYGVSGDMPDPVSRAIGKLLDHVQAVDERLERMDRALGSLDKGYSSSGLPPLSEGDFGDVCPPDEGARTGK; this is encoded by the coding sequence ATGTTCGATCGCATGCGCGAAGATATCCAGGGCGTTTTTCATCGAGATCCGGCTGCCAGAAATGCATTCGAGGTGCTGACCTGCTACCCCGGGTTGCATGCAGTGTGGATTCATCGTTTCTCCCATTGGCTGTGGTGTCGGGGGCTGGAATGGCTGGCGCGCATGAGTTCGAATGTGGGGCGTTGGCTCACTGGGGTGGAGATCCATCCAGGGGCCAGGATCGGGCGACGTTTCTTCATCGACCATGGCATGGGGGTCGTGATCGGAGGGACGGCGGAGATAGGTGACGATGTCACGCTCTACCATGGCGTCACGCTGGGCGGCACCAGTTGGAATAAAGGCAAGCGCCATCCGACACTGGAAGATGGCGTTATCGTCGGTGCGGGCGCCAAGATTCTCGGGCCTTTCACCGTGGGGGCGGGGGCCAAGGTCGGTTCCAATGCGGTGGTCACTCGGGAGGTGCCGGCCGGGGCCACGGTGGTGGGTATTCCTGGGCGGGTGATCATCAAGGATGGTGCGGAGCAGGAGGCGCGAAAGCGCGAGATCGCCGAGAAGATGGGCTTCGATGCTTACGGTGTGAGCGGCGATATGCCGGACCCTGTTTCGCGTGCCATCGGAAAGCTGCTCGATCATGTACAGGCGGTCGATGAGCGCCTGGAGCGAATGGATCGGGCGCTCGGCTCGCTCGACAAGGGCTACAGCTCCTCGGGGCTGCCGCCGCTGTCGGAAGGTGACTTTGGGGATGTTTGCCCGCCTGATGAAGGCGCGCGCACTGGGAAGTGA
- the iscR gene encoding Fe-S cluster assembly transcriptional regulator IscR — translation MRLTTKGRYAVTAMLDLALHAQHGPVSLADISERQGISLSYLEQLFAKLRRNMLVSSVRGPGGGYRLSREMGSIQVVQVIDAVNESVDATRCQGLGGCHSGDICLTHHLWCDLSDRIHEFLSGISLGDLVLRQEVQDVALRQDMRRAGSKEPHQDKIEASAID, via the coding sequence ATGCGATTGACCACGAAAGGCCGCTATGCCGTAACCGCCATGCTCGATCTCGCGCTGCATGCGCAGCATGGGCCGGTATCCCTCGCCGATATATCCGAGCGCCAGGGGATTTCGCTTTCCTATCTCGAGCAACTGTTCGCCAAGCTGCGTCGCAATATGCTGGTCAGCAGCGTGCGCGGTCCGGGTGGAGGCTATCGCCTCTCCCGTGAGATGGGCAGCATTCAAGTGGTTCAGGTTATCGACGCTGTCAATGAATCTGTCGACGCTACCCGCTGCCAGGGGCTTGGCGGATGCCACTCGGGAGATATCTGCCTGACTCACCACCTCTGGTGTGATCTGAGCGACCGTATTCACGAATTTCTGAGTGGTATCAGCCTGGGCGATCTGGTGCTTCGCCAGGAGGTTCAGGATGTGGCACTGCGCCAGGACATGCGTCGGGCCGGTAGCAAGGAGCCGCACCAAGATAAGATCGAAGCGTCCGCCATCGACTGA
- a CDS encoding IscS subfamily cysteine desulfurase, translating to MKLPIYLDYSATTPVDPRVAEKMIECLTVEGNFGNPASRSHAFGWRAEEAVENARRQVADLVKADPREIVWTSGATESDNLAIKGVAHFYSSKGKHIVTTKIEHKAVLDTARQLEREGFEVTYIEPGEDGLITVPMVEAALRDDTILVSVMHVNNEIGTINDIAAIGELTRSRGILFHVDAAQSTGKVEIDLEKMKVDLMSFSAHKTYGPKGVGALYVRRKPRVRLEAQTHGGGHERGMRSGTLATHQIVGMGEAFRIAKEEMAAENVRILALRDRFYKHVDGLEELYINGSMTARVPHNLNLSFNYVEGESLIMALKDLAVSSGSACTSASLEPSYVLRALGRNDELAHSSIRFTFGRFTTEEEVDYAAQKISEAVTKLRELSPLWDMFKDGVDISKVEWQAH from the coding sequence ATGAAACTGCCAATCTACCTCGACTATTCCGCTACGACGCCTGTAGACCCTCGGGTTGCGGAAAAGATGATCGAATGCCTGACAGTCGAGGGCAATTTCGGTAACCCGGCTTCCCGTTCCCATGCATTTGGCTGGCGTGCGGAAGAGGCGGTGGAGAATGCGCGCCGCCAGGTCGCCGATCTGGTCAAGGCCGATCCGCGCGAAATCGTCTGGACCTCCGGTGCGACCGAGTCCGACAACCTGGCGATCAAGGGTGTCGCGCACTTCTATTCGTCCAAGGGCAAGCACATCGTCACCACCAAGATCGAGCACAAGGCGGTGCTGGATACGGCTCGGCAGCTCGAACGCGAAGGCTTCGAAGTGACCTACATCGAGCCCGGCGAAGATGGCCTGATCACCGTGCCGATGGTCGAAGCAGCGCTGCGCGACGACACCATCCTGGTCTCGGTCATGCATGTGAACAACGAGATCGGGACCATCAATGACATCGCGGCGATCGGTGAGCTGACCCGTTCCCGCGGCATCCTGTTCCATGTCGACGCGGCCCAGTCCACCGGCAAGGTCGAGATCGATCTGGAGAAGATGAAGGTCGACCTGATGTCTTTCTCCGCGCACAAGACCTACGGTCCCAAAGGTGTCGGAGCGCTTTACGTTCGCCGCAAGCCGCGCGTGCGCCTGGAAGCCCAGACTCACGGCGGTGGTCATGAGCGCGGTATGCGCTCGGGCACACTGGCGACGCACCAGATCGTCGGCATGGGCGAGGCTTTCCGCATCGCCAAGGAAGAAATGGCCGCCGAAAACGTTCGCATCCTGGCTTTGCGCGATCGCTTCTACAAGCACGTCGATGGCCTGGAGGAGCTGTATATCAATGGCAGCATGACGGCGCGCGTTCCGCACAACCTCAACCTCAGCTTCAATTATGTCGAGGGTGAGTCGCTGATCATGGCGCTCAAGGACCTGGCGGTGTCGTCCGGTTCTGCCTGTACATCGGCATCCCTGGAGCCTTCCTACGTATTGCGTGCATTGGGGCGTAACGACGAGTTGGCGCACAGTTCCATTCGCTTCACCTTCGGACGTTTTACCACCGAGGAGGAAGTGGATTATGCGGCACAGAAGATTAGCGAGGCGGTGACCAAGCTGCGGGAACTGTCCCCCCTGTGGGACATGTTCAAAGACGGCGTCGATATTTCCAAGGTCGAGTGGCAGGCCCACTGA
- the iscU gene encoding Fe-S cluster assembly scaffold IscU → MAYSEKVIDHYENPRNVGKFDAQDSTIGTGMVGAPACGDVMRLQIKVNEQGVIEDAKFKTYGCGSAIASSSLATEWMKGKTLEEAETIKNTQLAEELALPPVKIHCSVLAEDAIKAAVRDYREKNGLL, encoded by the coding sequence ATGGCTTACAGTGAAAAGGTCATAGACCACTACGAAAACCCGCGCAACGTCGGCAAGTTCGATGCGCAGGATTCCACCATTGGCACCGGCATGGTCGGCGCCCCGGCTTGCGGCGATGTCATGCGCCTGCAGATCAAGGTGAATGAGCAGGGCGTCATCGAAGATGCCAAGTTCAAGACCTATGGCTGTGGTTCCGCCATCGCTTCCAGCTCCCTCGCCACCGAGTGGATGAAGGGCAAGACGCTGGAAGAGGCCGAGACCATCAAGAACACCCAGCTGGCTGAAGAGCTGGCGTTGCCGCCGGTCAAGATCCACTGCTCGGTCTTGGCCGAAGATGCGATCAAGGCTGCCGTGCGCGATTACCGCGAGAAGAACGGGCTGCTCTGA
- the iscA gene encoding iron-sulfur cluster assembly protein IscA, whose protein sequence is MAITMTPAAADHVRRSLAGRGKGEGVRLGVRTTGCSGLAYVLEFVDEVAAEDKVFENHGVKVIIDPKSLVYLDGTELDFTREGLNEGFKFNNPNVRGECGCGESFNV, encoded by the coding sequence ATGGCCATCACCATGACGCCGGCTGCGGCCGATCATGTGCGGCGCTCCCTGGCGGGGCGCGGCAAAGGTGAGGGGGTTCGCCTGGGCGTGCGTACGACGGGTTGTTCCGGGCTGGCCTATGTGCTCGAGTTCGTCGATGAGGTCGCAGCGGAAGACAAGGTCTTCGAGAATCACGGGGTCAAGGTGATCATCGATCCGAAGAGCCTGGTCTATCTCGATGGAACCGAACTCGACTTCACTCGCGAGGGGCTGAACGAAGGCTTCAAGTTCAATAACCCCAACGTGCGTGGCGAGTGTGGCTGCGGCGAAAGCTTCAATGTCTGA